A genomic stretch from Acetobacter ascendens includes:
- the thyX gene encoding FAD-dependent thymidylate synthase, with the protein MALTEEQRAEIAAHGQETFATRRPTVPALEAMLYEPHEVLDHGFLRVIDYMGDDAAIVQAARVSYGRGTRKVSEDAGLIRYLMRHRHSSPFEMCEMKFHVKLPIFVARQWIRHRMASVNEYSARYSILDSEFYLPAPEHMAAQSEVNRQGRGQILAPDQAAEVLDILRDDAMRTYRDYEKMLDAENGYGLARELGRINLTLNTYTQWYWKIDLHNLMHFLALRIDPHAQYEIRVYAEIMLKILHAWVPVTASAFEEYRRGAVTFSATMIQVLRRMLAGENVEQKGSGLSRREWDEMMASIKG; encoded by the coding sequence ATGGCACTTACGGAAGAACAGCGGGCGGAAATAGCAGCCCACGGGCAGGAAACCTTTGCCACACGCAGGCCTACCGTGCCGGCGCTGGAAGCCATGTTGTATGAACCGCACGAAGTGTTGGACCATGGGTTCTTGCGCGTTATCGACTATATGGGGGATGACGCCGCCATTGTGCAGGCTGCGCGTGTTTCATACGGTCGGGGCACTCGTAAGGTTTCAGAAGATGCAGGGCTGATCCGGTATCTGATGCGCCATCGCCATTCCTCACCGTTTGAAATGTGTGAGATGAAATTTCACGTCAAACTGCCTATTTTTGTAGCGCGGCAGTGGATTCGCCATCGCATGGCCAGCGTGAATGAATATTCAGCACGTTATTCCATTCTGGACAGTGAATTTTACCTGCCAGCACCAGAACATATGGCCGCCCAGAGCGAAGTGAACCGGCAGGGCCGGGGGCAGATTTTGGCACCAGATCAAGCTGCTGAAGTTCTGGATATTCTGCGTGATGATGCGATGCGGACGTATCGTGATTACGAAAAAATGTTGGATGCAGAAAATGGGTATGGTCTGGCGCGTGAGCTAGGCCGTATTAATCTGACCCTGAACACCTATACCCAGTGGTACTGGAAAATAGATCTCCATAACCTTATGCACTTTCTGGCTCTGCGGATAGATCCGCATGCGCAGTATGAAATTCGGGTTTATGCAGAAATCATGCTGAAAATTCTGCACGCGTGGGTACCGGTAACGGCCAGCGCTTTTGAAGAATATCGCCGTGGTGCCGTTACATTCTCTGCAACTATGATACAGGTTTTGCGTCGTATGTTAGCCGGAGAAAATGTAGAGCAGAAAGGTTCTGGTCTTAGCCGCCGTGAATGGGATGAAATGATGGCCAGCATAAAAGGCTGA
- a CDS encoding Mrp/NBP35 family ATP-binding protein, producing the protein MAQPPSVSSQDIARVLENVKDPQTGKNLLAYGHLEGCSLTEGKLSVAFAVAREHAQTISALCDNAAHQLETLPGVQSASIILTAHRPAGAAAKPKAATGGHRPLGGVAPDNGNTPILPGVKTIIAVASGKGGVGKSTTATNLAVGLGLEGLKVGLLDADIHGPSLHRMLGATGKPEVIDGKLQPVEAWGIKAVSLGMLVDEKAAMIWRGPMVMGAINQLLTDVTWGNLDVMVVDLPPGTGDAQLSLTQKVPLTGAVIVSTPQDIALIDARRGVTMFEKVHVPVLGLIENMSYFCCPNCGHNTELFGHGGAQKEAKAMGVPFLGEVPLLADIRASGDKGVPGIIETPDGEGAKAWRHIAHKVAEMLRPQLQK; encoded by the coding sequence GTGGCTCAGCCTCCCTCCGTTTCCTCTCAGGACATCGCGCGTGTTCTGGAAAATGTAAAAGACCCACAAACGGGCAAAAACCTGCTGGCTTATGGGCATCTGGAGGGCTGTTCGCTTACAGAAGGCAAACTTTCTGTAGCCTTTGCTGTAGCACGGGAACACGCCCAAACCATTTCTGCTTTATGTGATAATGCGGCCCATCAGCTTGAAACACTTCCGGGTGTGCAAAGCGCGAGTATCATTCTTACTGCACACCGCCCTGCTGGGGCCGCAGCAAAACCCAAGGCCGCAACTGGTGGGCATCGTCCTTTAGGGGGCGTGGCACCAGATAATGGTAATACCCCCATTCTTCCCGGTGTAAAAACCATTATTGCCGTGGCCTCGGGCAAAGGCGGCGTAGGCAAATCCACCACAGCAACCAATCTGGCCGTTGGGCTTGGTTTAGAGGGCTTAAAAGTTGGTCTGCTGGATGCAGATATTCATGGCCCTTCCCTGCACCGCATGTTGGGCGCAACGGGCAAGCCTGAAGTTATAGATGGCAAGCTGCAACCCGTTGAAGCTTGGGGCATCAAGGCTGTTTCCCTCGGCATGCTGGTAGATGAAAAAGCCGCTATGATCTGGCGAGGCCCCATGGTGATGGGCGCCATCAATCAGCTGCTGACAGATGTGACATGGGGAAATCTGGACGTAATGGTGGTGGATCTGCCCCCCGGCACCGGGGATGCGCAGCTCTCTCTGACTCAGAAAGTGCCTTTAACCGGGGCCGTTATTGTTTCTACCCCACAGGATATCGCGCTGATTGATGCACGCCGTGGGGTAACAATGTTTGAAAAAGTACATGTGCCCGTATTGGGGTTGATTGAAAACATGTCCTATTTCTGCTGCCCAAATTGCGGCCACAATACAGAACTGTTTGGCCACGGCGGTGCCCAGAAAGAAGCCAAAGCCATGGGCGTACCTTTCCTTGGGGAAGTTCCGCTTCTGGCAGACATTCGCGCCAGTGGAGATAAAGGCGTGCCCGGCATTATTGAAACGCCAGATGGTGAAGGTGCCAAAGCATGGCGCCACATTGCACATAAAGTTGCGGAAATGCTGCGGCCACAACTGCAAAAATAA
- a CDS encoding OpgC family protein, protein MTHMVNTVADGRVDKMTSQAEKTSGSGVVSAPPPKPVVGRGRDHRIDAMRGVALLMMFIDHIPQNLLNRFTMRNVGFADAAEVFVLLAGYASWLAYGRGFRKYGVPTILKRIFRRCVQLYIGQTIMVAAYVFTVRAWRHFTPVSVDYLEPELAHGMGWVWRVMMFDALPSNLNILPLYIVLLGGFPLFYVLMRVHRSLALVLSGAVWLFVNFDPEINFPNWLDPDGWYFNPFAWQFLFALGLTASAETERRGGDLPQKQLLVIASILYLVFSAIQAFPWTLWGLPDFRPFGDSIAPAKTWLSPFRLLDVVAIFYLVQSSDKARQWAAESKLGQILARVGRHSLEIFVVGTVLDLYARLIFSTFGDGWGLQVAVNIVGLAVLFWLAAWLDARRTRQRAALAASK, encoded by the coding sequence ATGACGCACATGGTAAATACAGTGGCGGATGGCCGGGTGGATAAAATGACCTCACAGGCTGAAAAAACTTCAGGATCTGGTGTTGTCTCTGCACCGCCACCCAAGCCTGTTGTGGGCCGAGGGCGAGATCATCGGATTGATGCCATGCGTGGTGTGGCGCTGCTGATGATGTTTATAGACCACATCCCTCAAAATCTGCTCAACCGTTTTACCATGCGCAATGTCGGGTTTGCCGATGCAGCGGAAGTATTTGTGCTGCTTGCGGGCTATGCATCGTGGTTGGCGTATGGGCGTGGCTTTAGAAAATATGGTGTGCCCACAATTCTCAAGCGGATTTTCCGCCGGTGTGTGCAGCTTTACATTGGCCAAACCATTATGGTGGCCGCTTATGTCTTCACCGTGCGGGCATGGCGTCATTTTACCCCGGTTTCAGTCGATTATCTGGAGCCAGAACTGGCGCATGGCATGGGCTGGGTCTGGCGTGTAATGATGTTTGATGCCTTGCCCAGCAACCTCAATATTTTGCCCCTGTATATTGTTCTGCTGGGTGGGTTTCCGCTTTTTTATGTGCTGATGCGCGTGCATCGTTCTCTTGCGCTCGTGCTGTCTGGCGCTGTGTGGCTGTTTGTCAATTTTGATCCGGAAATCAACTTTCCGAACTGGCTGGACCCAGACGGATGGTATTTTAATCCATTTGCATGGCAGTTTCTGTTTGCGCTGGGGCTGACGGCTTCTGCCGAAACCGAGCGGCGTGGGGGTGATCTGCCACAGAAGCAGTTACTGGTGATCGCCAGCATTTTGTATCTGGTATTTTCTGCCATTCAGGCTTTTCCGTGGACATTATGGGGGCTGCCGGATTTCCGCCCGTTTGGGGATTCTATCGCGCCAGCCAAAACATGGCTTTCTCCGTTTCGTCTGCTGGATGTCGTGGCCATTTTTTATCTGGTTCAGTCTTCAGATAAAGCGCGGCAGTGGGCGGCAGAAAGCAAGCTGGGGCAAATTCTGGCACGGGTTGGCCGTCATTCTCTGGAAATTTTTGTGGTGGGCACGGTGCTGGATCTGTACGCGCGGCTCATTTTCAGCACGTTTGGTGATGGTTGGGGCTTGCAGGTGGCGGTCAACATTGTGGGGCTGGCTGTGTTGTTCTGGCTGGCGGCTTGGCTGGATGCGCGCCGCACACGCCAACGGGCGGCATTGGCTGCCAGTAAGTAA
- a CDS encoding SGNH/GDSL hydrolase family protein, translated as MAPAFQASVHALGQALEMPVFPRFDLMKQWSRTYGLGREELSPDGIHMGDTGYRLLGEAVAKWVLELAAG; from the coding sequence GTGGCACCGGCTTTTCAGGCATCTGTGCATGCACTGGGGCAGGCGCTGGAGATGCCAGTATTCCCGCGTTTTGACCTGATGAAGCAGTGGAGCAGAACATACGGGTTAGGGCGGGAAGAACTTTCCCCTGATGGCATCCATATGGGTGATACTGGCTATCGCCTGTTAGGTGAGGCTGTGGCTAAGTGGGTTCTGGAACTGGCAGCGGGGTAA
- a CDS encoding DegQ family serine endoprotease, whose protein sequence is MRISARFARVFSLSGLLLAGASFVHPAQADQAATPVVVAQRAPESFADLAAKLLPAVVNVSTTQTVRADSDDDDEDDQLPQMPNFPQGSPFEKFFHDFMNRQTEPDAPPRRMQALGSGFIIDPTGYIVTNNHVIRKADRITVTLQDNTVLTAKAVGHDDRTDLALLKVESKKPLPFVQFGNSDSHRVGDWVLAIGNPFGLSGTVTAGIISSRERNIDQGPYDDFIQTDAPINKGNSGGPLFDMSGQVIGVNTAIYSPSGGSVGIGFAIPSNEARNVVEQLRKTGKVSRGWLGVRIQNVTQDIADGLGLTPARGALVAGVEKNGPAAKAGLQTGDVIQALNAQPIEGKALPRLSAQLPVGSVAHLGVWRHGKTLDLPVTIAALPEPAEDMPQKQAAPSKTKETVSFADFGFSVGVIDTAARQKYGLSANQKGVLVTAVQDDGLAADRGLKPGDVITEVQQAEVNTPADLKKRIEAAKKDKKRSVLLLVHDSDGLRWIPFSLTGEDTSQ, encoded by the coding sequence ATGCGTATATCTGCCCGTTTTGCCCGTGTTTTTTCTCTGTCTGGTCTTTTGCTTGCGGGTGCAAGTTTTGTGCATCCAGCACAGGCAGATCAGGCTGCCACGCCCGTAGTGGTTGCGCAGCGTGCGCCGGAAAGCTTTGCAGATCTGGCGGCAAAGCTTTTGCCTGCTGTGGTGAATGTTTCCACCACCCAGACAGTGCGGGCAGATTCGGACGATGATGATGAAGATGACCAACTGCCACAGATGCCCAATTTTCCGCAGGGTTCTCCGTTCGAGAAGTTCTTTCATGATTTCATGAACAGGCAGACCGAGCCAGATGCACCGCCACGGCGGATGCAGGCATTGGGTTCTGGCTTTATTATTGATCCTACCGGCTACATCGTGACTAACAACCACGTTATCCGTAAGGCAGACCGCATTACGGTCACCTTGCAGGATAACACGGTGCTGACGGCCAAGGCTGTCGGGCATGATGATAGGACAGATCTGGCGCTGCTGAAGGTGGAAAGCAAAAAGCCTCTGCCTTTTGTGCAGTTTGGCAATAGTGACAGCCACCGGGTGGGAGATTGGGTGCTGGCCATTGGCAACCCGTTTGGTTTGTCTGGCACCGTTACGGCAGGTATTATTTCCTCCCGCGAGCGCAATATTGACCAAGGCCCGTATGATGATTTCATCCAGACCGATGCCCCCATCAACAAGGGTAATTCTGGTGGCCCTCTGTTTGATATGAGTGGGCAGGTTATTGGCGTCAATACAGCTATTTATTCACCCTCCGGCGGGTCTGTCGGAATCGGGTTTGCCATTCCTTCCAACGAGGCCCGCAATGTGGTTGAGCAATTGCGTAAAACCGGGAAGGTGTCACGCGGGTGGCTGGGTGTAAGAATCCAGAATGTCACGCAGGATATCGCCGATGGTCTGGGGCTTACGCCTGCGCGTGGCGCTTTGGTGGCTGGGGTAGAAAAAAATGGCCCGGCGGCCAAAGCGGGTTTGCAGACAGGGGATGTCATTCAGGCCCTGAACGCGCAGCCGATTGAAGGCAAAGCATTGCCACGCCTTTCTGCCCAACTGCCGGTAGGAAGTGTGGCGCATCTTGGCGTATGGCGGCATGGCAAAACTTTGGATCTGCCGGTCACTATTGCAGCCTTGCCAGAACCTGCTGAGGATATGCCTCAGAAACAGGCGGCTCCATCTAAAACCAAGGAAACCGTCAGTTTTGCAGATTTTGGGTTTTCTGTTGGTGTCATTGATACAGCCGCTCGGCAGAAATATGGGCTGTCTGCAAATCAGAAAGGGGTTCTGGTTACAGCGGTGCAAGATGATGGCCTTGCCGCAGACCGGGGGTTGAAGCCCGGAGATGTGATTACCGAAGTGCAGCAGGCAGAAGTGAATACACCAGCAGATCTGAAAAAACGGATTGAAGCAGCCAAGAAGGACAAAAAGCGTTCAGTGCTGTTGCTTGTGCATGATTCGGATGGTTTGCGCTGGATACCGTTTTCCTTAACGGGTGAAGATACGTCTCAATAA
- a CDS encoding FUSC family protein produces MVPFSIQAPWLNNAVARQTVRLLSAVGLSGFMVWLTNLQEPGWAIITSVIVTQNSITDTISKGRDQIVGTLIGAVASIVPITLMMFLRWPLWEAFAIAFIPLAVLVSWKPAARMGVVTLMIATLFPSEGDPYLRPIERVLAILIGVGVSTLVTYVVLHEQARRDAFRNAAETVTQIVAMLQKARSEETDWVTIQDMNDECAASLRKVQAALEEARREHWKPLEQRDPMLAQLPKEVRQLQIDALVVARAMLRFPHSGATIPPEQVATISAGLLRGFQWVIQRCNDEATARSGDDSRVAAEVISALPTEDETADPIIRFVVGILLTDLKHIISFLGEDDADRP; encoded by the coding sequence ATGGTTCCATTTTCTATTCAGGCGCCATGGCTCAACAATGCCGTGGCGCGGCAGACCGTAAGGTTGCTGAGTGCCGTTGGTCTTTCTGGTTTTATGGTGTGGCTGACCAATCTGCAGGAACCGGGTTGGGCCATTATTACATCCGTAATTGTAACGCAAAACAGCATTACGGATACCATTTCCAAAGGGCGAGACCAGATTGTTGGCACGTTGATTGGCGCGGTTGCCAGTATTGTGCCCATTACGCTGATGATGTTTTTGCGCTGGCCATTGTGGGAGGCCTTTGCAATCGCCTTTATTCCATTGGCCGTGTTGGTGAGCTGGAAGCCCGCAGCACGCATGGGCGTGGTTACGCTCATGATTGCCACTTTGTTTCCCTCAGAAGGAGATCCGTACCTTCGGCCGATTGAACGTGTGCTGGCTATTCTGATTGGGGTAGGCGTTTCCACATTGGTGACATACGTTGTGCTGCATGAACAGGCACGGCGAGATGCTTTCCGCAACGCTGCGGAAACAGTGACGCAAATTGTGGCCATGCTGCAAAAAGCCCGTTCTGAAGAAACAGATTGGGTAACCATTCAGGACATGAATGATGAGTGCGCGGCCTCTTTGCGGAAGGTTCAGGCCGCGTTGGAAGAAGCACGGCGCGAGCACTGGAAGCCGTTGGAGCAACGAGACCCCATGCTGGCGCAACTTCCTAAGGAAGTGCGGCAATTGCAGATAGATGCATTGGTGGTGGCTCGTGCCATGCTGCGTTTTCCACATTCAGGTGCCACTATTCCGCCAGAACAGGTGGCCACCATTAGCGCGGGCCTTCTGCGTGGGTTCCAGTGGGTTATTCAGCGCTGTAATGATGAAGCCACGGCCCGTTCAGGTGATGATAGCCGCGTGGCAGCAGAAGTTATTTCAGCCCTTCCGACAGAAGATGAAACGGCAGACCCCATTATACGTTTTGTTGTGGGAATCCTGCTGACGGATCTGAAACATATTATCAGTTTTCTGGGTGAGGATGATGCAGACAGGCCCTGA
- the ilvD gene encoding dihydroxy-acid dehydratase, producing the protein MAGYRSRTTTHGRNMAGARSLWRATGMKDSDFGKPIIAVANSFTQFVPGHVHLKDMGQLVCQSIAEAGGIGREFNTIAVDDGIAMGHGGMLYSLPSRELIADAVEYMVNAHCADALVCISNCDKITPGMLMAAMRLNIPTIFVSGGPMEAGRVTLADIEQRADLVTSMVSAANPNVSDADSLAIERSACPTCGSCSGMFTANSMNCLTEALGLSLPGNGSLVATHSARRDLFVEAGHRIVDMARRYYEQEDASVLPRSIATMDAFENAISVDIAMGGSTNTVLHLLASAHEGDVPFTMKDIDRLSRKVPHLCKVSPSRPDVHMEDVHRAGGVPAIMGELDRLGLLHRDVPMVHAANLPEALKNWDIRAPGAENNTTARDFFRASPGGVRTTEAFSQSSQYRELDMDTENGAIRNGAHAYNQDGGLAVLYGNLAEDGAIVKTAGVAAGLETFSGPARIFESQDAAVSAILGDKIKPGDVVLIRYEGPKGGPGMQEMLYPTSYLKSKGLAEKCALITDGRFSGGSSGLSIGHISPEAAEGGVIGLVEEGDIIEIDIPNRKLAVAVPESELSDRRARMDDLGDQAWQPKRDRVVSNALKAYAALTTSAARGAVRDVSQLTRRTPR; encoded by the coding sequence ATGGCCGGTTACAGATCCCGCACCACCACACACGGGCGCAACATGGCAGGCGCTCGCAGCCTGTGGCGCGCCACCGGGATGAAAGACTCCGATTTTGGCAAACCCATTATTGCGGTTGCCAACTCCTTTACCCAGTTTGTGCCCGGCCATGTGCATCTTAAGGATATGGGCCAACTTGTGTGCCAATCCATTGCCGAAGCAGGCGGAATTGGCCGTGAATTCAACACCATTGCGGTGGATGATGGCATTGCCATGGGCCACGGTGGCATGTTGTACAGCCTGCCCTCGCGCGAGCTGATTGCCGATGCAGTGGAATATATGGTGAACGCACATTGTGCTGATGCACTGGTTTGCATCAGCAACTGCGATAAAATTACGCCGGGCATGCTGATGGCCGCCATGCGGCTGAATATCCCCACCATTTTTGTTTCCGGCGGCCCGATGGAAGCCGGACGCGTAACACTGGCGGATATTGAACAGCGGGCAGACCTTGTAACTTCCATGGTTTCTGCGGCCAACCCGAATGTAAGCGATGCCGATTCGCTTGCCATTGAACGTTCGGCTTGCCCTACCTGTGGCTCCTGCTCCGGCATGTTCACAGCCAATTCCATGAACTGCCTGACAGAAGCTCTGGGCCTTTCCCTGCCTGGCAATGGCAGCCTTGTGGCTACACATTCCGCACGCCGTGACCTGTTTGTAGAAGCAGGGCATCGCATTGTGGATATGGCACGCCGTTATTATGAGCAGGAAGATGCCTCTGTGCTGCCACGCAGCATTGCCACTATGGATGCATTTGAAAATGCGATCTCAGTTGATATCGCGATGGGTGGTTCCACCAACACAGTACTGCATCTTCTAGCCTCTGCGCATGAAGGCGATGTACCCTTTACCATGAAGGACATTGATCGCCTTTCCCGCAAGGTGCCGCATCTGTGTAAGGTGTCCCCTTCCCGCCCGGATGTGCATATGGAAGATGTACATCGGGCAGGCGGTGTTCCGGCCATTATGGGTGAATTGGATCGGCTTGGCCTGTTGCACCGCGATGTGCCTATGGTGCACGCTGCCAACCTGCCCGAAGCCCTGAAAAATTGGGATATTCGTGCTCCGGGTGCTGAAAACAATACCACAGCGCGAGATTTCTTCCGCGCTTCTCCGGGCGGTGTGCGCACTACGGAAGCATTCTCTCAGTCCAGCCAGTATCGTGAACTCGATATGGATACGGAAAACGGTGCCATCCGTAACGGGGCCCACGCATATAATCAGGATGGCGGTTTGGCTGTTCTGTACGGCAATCTGGCCGAAGACGGTGCCATTGTTAAAACAGCCGGTGTTGCCGCTGGCCTAGAAACATTTTCTGGCCCGGCCCGTATTTTTGAAAGCCAAGATGCCGCTGTTTCCGCCATTCTGGGTGACAAGATCAAACCGGGCGATGTGGTGCTGATCCGGTACGAAGGCCCCAAAGGTGGCCCCGGTATGCAGGAAATGCTCTACCCCACCAGCTATCTGAAATCCAAAGGGCTGGCTGAAAAATGCGCCTTGATTACGGATGGTCGTTTTTCAGGCGGTAGTTCTGGCCTTTCCATTGGCCATATCTCCCCCGAAGCTGCTGAAGGCGGCGTGATCGGTCTGGTTGAGGAAGGTGATATTATTGAAATTGATATCCCCAACCGCAAACTGGCTGTAGCTGTGCCGGAAAGCGAACTATCTGATCGCCGCGCACGTATGGATGATCTGGGTGATCAGGCATGGCAGCCCAAGCGTGACCGCGTAGTTTCCAACGCGCTGAAGGCCTATGCAGCCCTCACCACCAGTGCTGCCCGTGGTGCAGTAAGAGATGTTAGCCAGCTTACGCGGCGGACACCCCGTTAA
- the pstC gene encoding phosphate ABC transporter permease subunit PstC, which translates to MEISARQPLPATKKNHPAGGVHTADPFFRMLVMATGIGVLVVLGAIIGVMAVGGWKAFAVFGPEFLISAVWNPVTQHFGAAAPVFGTIVSSAMALVVAVPLAFGTAFWLAALAPPAAAAFIGMAVQLLAAVPSIIFGMWGFFVVVPLVAHYVQPTARHLFGHVPGLSALVAGAPFGTGLFTASLILAIMITPSITAVMRDVFVSMPTVLRESAYGLGATRWEVMRNVVLPWSRQGVIGAVVLGMGRAMGETMAVTFVIGDSNHIGWSLFAPANTIASLIALEFPESSAGSLKLASLMALGAILMAISFLTLWFSRWLLARGQKAAGG; encoded by the coding sequence ATGGAAATTTCCGCAAGGCAGCCCCTGCCCGCAACAAAAAAGAACCACCCAGCCGGAGGTGTTCACACAGCAGATCCTTTCTTCAGGATGCTGGTGATGGCAACCGGTATTGGTGTTCTGGTGGTGCTGGGGGCCATTATTGGTGTGATGGCAGTAGGAGGCTGGAAAGCCTTTGCTGTTTTTGGGCCTGAATTCCTTATATCTGCGGTGTGGAACCCTGTTACCCAGCATTTTGGGGCAGCGGCACCCGTTTTTGGCACCATTGTCAGCAGTGCGATGGCACTTGTTGTGGCCGTGCCCTTGGCTTTTGGCACGGCATTCTGGCTGGCAGCCCTTGCACCTCCGGCAGCCGCAGCTTTTATTGGCATGGCTGTGCAGCTTCTGGCCGCTGTTCCTTCTATTATCTTCGGGATGTGGGGCTTTTTTGTGGTGGTGCCGTTAGTTGCCCACTATGTGCAGCCTACGGCCCGGCATCTGTTCGGGCATGTGCCCGGGCTTTCTGCGCTTGTGGCAGGTGCGCCATTTGGCACAGGTCTGTTTACCGCCAGTCTTATTCTGGCAATTATGATTACGCCTTCCATTACCGCCGTTATGCGGGACGTATTTGTGTCCATGCCAACGGTATTGCGTGAAAGCGCCTACGGGTTGGGTGCTACACGGTGGGAAGTTATGCGCAACGTGGTGTTGCCGTGGTCTCGGCAGGGCGTGATTGGCGCTGTTGTGTTGGGCATGGGCCGCGCCATGGGTGAAACAATGGCTGTGACGTTTGTTATTGGTGATAGCAACCATATTGGTTGGTCACTTTTTGCGCCGGCCAACACCATTGCTTCTCTTATTGCTCTGGAATTTCCCGAAAGCTCGGCAGGTAGCCTGAAGTTGGCGTCTCTTATGGCGCTAGGGGCTATCCTGATGGCGATTTCGTTCCTGACACTCTGGTTCTCTCGCTGGCTTCTGGCCCGTGGGCAGAAAGCTGCGGGAGGTTAA
- the pstA gene encoding phosphate ABC transporter permease PstA, with protein sequence MATSRSLLRSDRSASLLLRRKVTDRMATGLSWLAMLIVVCVLGSILWTLLKNGLAGLSINLFTHSMAAPGQNGGLANAIMGSILQTGLAILLGTPAGLLTGIYLAEYGTNSVLARTMRFVSDMLLSAPSILIGLFIYMVLVAPLGHFSGFAGSLALAILAMPIVVRTTEDMLYLVPVAMREAGIALGAPKWRVILFICLRAARGGILTGVLLAVARVAGETAPLLFTSLGNSEWSVDMNRPMASLPVAIYQYAGSPYQDWMQQAWTGALLVTLGVLVINIVVRVGTRGGRT encoded by the coding sequence ATGGCCACATCACGTTCCCTGCTTCGGTCCGACCGTTCTGCCTCGCTTTTGTTGCGCAGAAAAGTGACCGACAGAATGGCCACAGGCCTTAGCTGGCTGGCCATGCTGATTGTTGTGTGTGTTCTGGGGTCCATTTTGTGGACTTTGCTTAAAAACGGGTTGGCTGGGCTAAGCATTAACCTGTTTACGCATTCCATGGCCGCGCCGGGCCAGAATGGTGGGTTGGCAAACGCCATTATGGGCAGCATTCTGCAAACCGGGCTAGCTATTCTGCTGGGCACACCGGCAGGGCTGCTCACAGGTATTTATCTGGCGGAATACGGCACAAACAGCGTGTTGGCGCGCACGATGCGCTTTGTTTCTGACATGCTGCTTTCTGCCCCATCCATTCTGATCGGTCTGTTTATCTATATGGTGCTGGTGGCACCGCTGGGCCATTTTTCTGGCTTTGCGGGTTCTCTTGCCCTTGCCATTCTGGCTATGCCCATTGTGGTGCGCACAACAGAAGACATGCTTTATCTGGTGCCTGTTGCCATGCGTGAGGCCGGTATTGCGTTGGGGGCGCCAAAGTGGCGCGTTATCCTGTTTATCTGCCTGCGCGCAGCGCGTGGCGGCATTCTTACAGGTGTTTTGCTGGCAGTGGCACGTGTGGCGGGTGAAACAGCGCCGCTGCTGTTTACATCACTGGGTAATTCCGAATGGTCTGTTGATATGAACAGGCCTATGGCCAGCCTGCCCGTAGCTATCTACCAGTATGCAGGTTCTCCTTATCAGGATTGGATGCAGCAGGCCTGGACAGGCGCGCTGCTGGTTACACTTGGTGTATTGGTCATTAATATTGTGGTGCGGGTAGGAACCCGTGGAGGACGGACATGA
- the pstB gene encoding phosphate ABC transporter ATP-binding protein PstB, protein MSVEVQTETVAAEQTVTVAETEKDARPIALQVRDLNFYYGKSHALHDISLNFPERSVTGMIGPSGCGKSTLLRVLNRMYDLYPGQKATGEVIFDGQNILASGVDLNVLRSRIGMVFQKPTPFPMSIYDNIAFGIRLHERVSRSEMDGRVEDALRRVALWSEVQDRLSSSATAMSGGQQQRLCIARTIAVRPEVILLDEPTSALDPVSTARIEELLDELKTEFTIAIVTHNMQQAARCADQVAFFYMGKLIEVDSTARMFTTPREQQTQDYITGRFG, encoded by the coding sequence ATGAGCGTAGAGGTCCAAACGGAAACCGTTGCCGCAGAGCAGACAGTGACTGTTGCTGAGACAGAAAAAGATGCCCGCCCGATTGCTTTGCAGGTGCGGGATCTGAATTTCTATTACGGCAAGTCACACGCGCTGCATGATATTTCTCTTAATTTTCCCGAACGCAGCGTAACGGGCATGATCGGCCCTTCAGGGTGCGGTAAATCTACCCTGCTGCGTGTGTTAAACCGGATGTATGATTTGTATCCGGGCCAGAAAGCCACAGGTGAGGTGATATTTGATGGCCAGAATATTCTGGCTTCCGGGGTGGATTTGAACGTTCTGCGTTCACGCATTGGCATGGTGTTTCAGAAACCCACACCATTTCCTATGTCCATTTACGATAATATTGCGTTTGGTATTCGGCTGCATGAGCGTGTTTCTCGTTCAGAAATGGATGGGCGGGTAGAAGATGCTCTGCGGCGCGTAGCTTTGTGGTCTGAGGTGCAGGACAGGCTTAGCAGTTCTGCTACGGCTATGTCTGGTGGCCAGCAGCAGCGTTTGTGCATTGCGCGTACGATTGCTGTGCGGCCTGAAGTTATTCTGCTGGATGAACCCACAAGTGCGTTGGATCCAGTTTCTACAGCCCGTATTGAAGAACTCTTGGATGAACTGAAAACCGAGTTCACCATTGCCATTGTAACGCACAACATGCAGCAAGCTGCGCGGTGTGCGGATCAGGTAGCGTTTTTCTATATGGGCAAGCTGATTGAAGTGGACAGCACGGCACGCATGTTCACAACCCCGCGTGAGCAGCAAACGCAGGATTATATTACCGGTCGCTTTGGGTAA